A single genomic interval of Aureliella helgolandensis harbors:
- a CDS encoding MFS transporter, translating into MTDTEAPHHGPNGSHNPDEKLAQLPPPATRHSSKPWAPLVYPMYRIFWIAGLFSNMGTWMHETGAQWLMTSLHPSPEMVSAVRVSMTIPVFLLALPAGVWADRFNRRTWLLSTQFLLLSIATLMAVLARFDLITPSLLLILTAAMGTAMILNQPAWQALTPELVPPALVPSAVAVGSISFNLARSIGPAVGGLLIAYFSVWTTFAFNAISFLGVIMVLLMWQPAPEPKSNRASPEFMTELKKGMFVIKNTPPLRNALLRVLMFTLSASILWSLLPLVATEKLGFRERGFGICLGLIGAGAVVGAWFLPYVRSRFPSESLLLASNCIYASVCITIGLTHSAAWIMPGLFVIGACWMATMTTLNATAQVNLPRKFRARGMSAFLMSFALGMGLGSACWGWFALGTSLGLTFIVAGVTLIATAFAVHSKKIGSLTVSH; encoded by the coding sequence ATGACAGACACGGAGGCTCCTCACCACGGCCCAAACGGCTCCCACAATCCGGACGAAAAATTGGCACAGTTGCCTCCCCCGGCAACTCGGCATTCCAGCAAACCCTGGGCGCCGCTCGTCTACCCCATGTACCGCATCTTCTGGATCGCTGGGCTCTTCTCCAACATGGGAACCTGGATGCACGAGACGGGTGCCCAGTGGTTGATGACCTCACTGCACCCAAGTCCCGAGATGGTCTCTGCGGTGCGCGTCAGTATGACCATCCCGGTCTTCCTGTTAGCATTGCCGGCGGGTGTCTGGGCCGACCGCTTCAACCGTCGGACGTGGCTACTATCGACCCAGTTCTTGCTGCTCAGTATCGCAACGCTGATGGCTGTCCTAGCTCGCTTTGACCTGATAACTCCCTCACTCCTGCTGATCCTGACCGCGGCCATGGGAACTGCCATGATCCTGAATCAGCCCGCTTGGCAAGCCCTTACCCCCGAACTGGTCCCACCCGCACTGGTCCCTTCCGCGGTCGCAGTGGGGAGCATCTCTTTCAACCTAGCTCGATCCATTGGACCGGCTGTTGGTGGCCTACTTATTGCCTATTTTAGCGTATGGACCACCTTCGCCTTCAATGCCATCTCGTTCCTGGGCGTCATCATGGTCTTGCTCATGTGGCAGCCAGCTCCGGAACCGAAAAGCAATCGGGCGAGTCCGGAGTTTATGACCGAACTGAAAAAGGGAATGTTTGTCATCAAGAACACTCCGCCTCTGCGCAATGCCCTGCTGCGCGTGCTCATGTTCACGCTTTCGGCCAGCATCCTGTGGAGCTTGCTTCCCCTGGTGGCTACGGAAAAGCTCGGATTTCGCGAACGCGGCTTTGGCATCTGTTTAGGACTAATCGGCGCTGGAGCGGTGGTTGGAGCTTGGTTCCTACCCTACGTTCGCTCCCGCTTCCCAAGCGAATCACTCCTGCTCGCGTCAAATTGCATCTACGCTTCAGTATGCATCACAATTGGCCTCACTCACTCGGCCGCCTGGATTATGCCAGGACTGTTTGTCATTGGAGCCTGCTGGATGGCAACCATGACGACCCTCAATGCAACCGCCCAAGTCAACCTGCCCCGCAAGTTCCGCGCGCGAGGCATGTCTGCATTCTTGATGTCCTTTGCACTTGGAATGGGCTTGGGATCCGCCTGCTGGGGCTGGTTTGCCCTCGGCACCAGCCTTGGCCTGACGTTTATCGTGGCGGGGGTTACACTGATAGCAACAGCCTTCGCGGTCCATTCCAAGAAGATAGGCTCACTCACCGTCTCTCATTGA
- a CDS encoding DUF3472 domain-containing protein, whose amino-acid sequence MLKRVFRKFSLLKSISESLPIGLKDNAQSAILCTAVVLCSYARSKELCADERLEGIACRSVHLNYPGEDATAFYNEITVRESAPGTYFSVIGWDKGYFGIQQLASNQKLVIFSVWDSGENDPNATQKELRTKLLFKDPNLRVKRFGGEGSGGQSFYDLDWQVGQTYRFMLCCNILGNRTAYSGLMVDPETNRWKHLVTFSTITGGRPMSRFYSFVEDFKRDRESAKRARIAEFGNAFRLPTNSDDWVFQKHAKFTADANPVLNIDAQLVGNRFQLATGGETTNNHAALQSTLTNDAAADRMALKGAEQAIESAITASQQP is encoded by the coding sequence GTGCTTAAAAGGGTATTCCGAAAATTCAGCCTGCTGAAGTCCATCAGCGAGTCCTTGCCAATCGGCTTGAAGGACAATGCCCAAAGCGCGATCCTGTGCACCGCAGTTGTGTTGTGCAGTTACGCCCGTAGCAAGGAATTGTGCGCCGACGAACGTCTGGAAGGAATCGCCTGCCGGTCGGTCCATCTCAACTACCCCGGGGAGGATGCAACCGCGTTCTACAATGAAATCACAGTTCGCGAGTCTGCCCCCGGGACGTACTTCTCCGTAATCGGTTGGGACAAGGGATATTTTGGAATTCAACAGCTGGCTTCCAATCAAAAACTAGTAATTTTCTCCGTCTGGGATTCCGGCGAGAACGACCCAAATGCAACCCAAAAAGAATTGCGCACGAAACTGCTTTTCAAAGATCCCAACCTACGCGTGAAACGCTTTGGTGGCGAAGGGAGCGGCGGTCAATCCTTCTACGACTTGGATTGGCAAGTTGGGCAGACCTATCGTTTCATGCTGTGCTGCAACATCCTGGGAAATCGCACCGCCTACAGCGGGCTGATGGTCGATCCAGAAACCAATCGTTGGAAACACTTGGTAACATTTTCGACGATCACGGGCGGCCGCCCGATGAGCCGATTCTACTCGTTTGTCGAGGATTTCAAACGCGATCGAGAATCAGCCAAACGGGCCCGTATCGCGGAATTCGGCAATGCATTTCGCCTCCCAACGAACTCCGACGATTGGGTGTTTCAGAAGCATGCAAAATTCACCGCTGATGCGAATCCAGTATTGAACATCGATGCCCAACTTGTCGGAAATCGATTCCAACTGGCTACAGGTGGCGAAACCACCAACAATCACGCAGCCTTGCAGAGTACGCTTACCAACGATGCAGCAGCCGACCGCATGGCGTTGAAAGGTGCTGAGCAGGCGATTGAAAGTGCCATCACTGCATCGCAGCAGCCATGA
- a CDS encoding DUF3748 domain-containing protein: protein MTLASAFDFPLTAPWQVRRVTQRPINHILTNTGCWSPDGQWILYDLRSDLEGTLFDSPAIERVHSATGEVESLFLGKRGAKVGVVTHSPCDGRIVFIHGPAAPTSDWAYSATHRHGCIVDSQVRPPRLTEGGVILDARDLAPPFTSGALRGGTHLHTFSGDGHRVSSTYQDAVLEMLSQQPTAPIHDLDQRNVAVSVRFDGGVVPKSTHPHNQSGAYWTTLVTHTVNHPQWGSDEICRAFSDAWIGQNGYLRADGSRQHYAIAFQGELRSRTGVPLVEAFVVDLPDDEAAFRIAGDLPLQGTPFKRPAPPAGIAQRRISHTESHRFPGLAGPRHWPRSSPDGSRIALLKRDETGVVQIWLISPLGGDLQQLTSNPHDIASAFSWSPNGAWISHVMGGEICVTNTHSGKTHALTDLAASELAPSPLACVFSPCGTRIAYLQPRIESTGETVNHIALVESLST, encoded by the coding sequence ATGACCTTAGCTTCGGCTTTCGATTTTCCCCTGACAGCCCCATGGCAGGTTCGTCGCGTTACTCAGCGGCCGATCAACCACATCCTAACCAACACGGGTTGCTGGTCTCCCGATGGACAATGGATTCTCTATGACTTGCGGTCCGATTTGGAAGGGACTCTTTTCGACTCACCAGCGATCGAAAGAGTCCATTCCGCAACCGGTGAGGTCGAATCCTTGTTTCTAGGAAAACGCGGGGCCAAGGTTGGGGTCGTGACCCACTCACCCTGTGACGGTCGCATCGTATTTATTCATGGGCCAGCCGCCCCCACTAGCGATTGGGCCTATTCCGCAACTCATCGCCACGGATGCATCGTTGATTCGCAAGTCCGGCCCCCACGACTTACTGAAGGCGGTGTGATCCTCGACGCGCGCGATCTGGCTCCCCCCTTCACGTCCGGCGCCCTTCGAGGAGGTACCCACCTGCACACGTTTAGTGGCGATGGGCATCGCGTTAGCTCAACCTACCAAGATGCCGTGCTGGAAATGCTCAGCCAACAGCCCACCGCGCCAATCCATGACTTGGATCAACGCAACGTAGCGGTCAGCGTGCGGTTTGACGGTGGCGTCGTCCCCAAGTCTACGCATCCCCACAACCAAAGCGGGGCGTATTGGACGACTCTCGTAACCCACACTGTCAATCATCCCCAGTGGGGTTCAGACGAAATCTGCCGAGCATTCAGTGATGCATGGATTGGACAAAACGGGTACCTGCGTGCAGACGGCTCACGACAGCATTACGCCATCGCCTTCCAAGGCGAATTGCGAAGTCGAACTGGCGTTCCACTGGTAGAGGCTTTCGTCGTCGACCTACCGGATGACGAGGCGGCGTTTCGGATCGCCGGTGATTTACCGCTACAAGGAACTCCGTTCAAGCGACCAGCTCCACCCGCTGGCATCGCGCAACGCCGCATCTCGCATACCGAATCCCATCGATTTCCGGGCTTAGCTGGCCCACGTCACTGGCCGCGTAGTTCTCCCGACGGAAGCCGGATTGCTCTGCTCAAACGCGATGAAACCGGAGTTGTCCAGATCTGGCTCATTTCACCACTTGGAGGTGACCTGCAGCAGCTCACCTCCAACCCACATGACATCGCTTCCGCATTCAGTTGGTCGCCAAACGGAGCATGGATTAGCCATGTGATGGGCGGTGAGATCTGCGTGACCAATACACATTCGGGTAAAACGCATGCGCTCACAGACCTAGCGGCGAGTGAGCTTGCCCCCTCGCCGCTGGCCTGTGTTTTCTCTCCTTGTGGTACACGCATCGCTTACCTCCAGCCTCGAATCGAATCAACGGGCGAGACGGTCAACCACATTGCTCTAGTCGAGAGCTTGAGTACTTAA
- a CDS encoding DUF1559 domain-containing protein, with amino-acid sequence MKRKCLSTQRPHRAFTLVELLVVIAIIGILVGLLLPAVQAAREAARRMQCSNNLKQIGLGFLNFESAFQQLPAGPYDSDPSLSPNYVEPAGTYGSVVCCNAASPKGWSHWFKILPFVEQQNVYNLADFNLPALHSGRPADYNGEDSVARALIPTYYCPSRRGATGYGSLSFGRSDYAGCAGFYQGEMHENMGDIPAAPLGLDPRRDERAQENRGNVGGRKGFVVWNALGDKRRLADAIDGTSNSIVASEKCLPPTRHGSDGGDNERWNNAGWDECVLRWHFPPMADTDPRAIPYSNMTDKTGTVWRRYFGSSHPGGLNSVFGDGSVRFASFSVDSTVWMRACVIDDGQPSETIE; translated from the coding sequence ATGAAAAGAAAGTGTTTGTCGACGCAGAGACCGCATCGTGCGTTCACGCTGGTCGAATTGCTTGTTGTGATTGCGATTATCGGCATACTAGTCGGTTTGTTGTTGCCTGCCGTTCAAGCGGCTCGCGAAGCTGCACGCCGGATGCAGTGCTCCAACAACCTCAAGCAAATTGGCCTCGGATTTTTAAATTTTGAATCGGCCTTCCAGCAGCTACCCGCCGGTCCCTACGACAGCGATCCGAGTCTTTCACCCAACTATGTTGAGCCGGCTGGAACCTACGGTTCGGTGGTTTGCTGCAATGCGGCAAGTCCCAAGGGGTGGAGCCACTGGTTCAAGATCCTTCCCTTCGTGGAACAGCAAAACGTTTATAATTTAGCTGACTTCAATCTACCTGCTTTGCATAGCGGTAGACCCGCTGACTACAACGGTGAGGACAGTGTCGCACGGGCTCTGATCCCCACTTATTATTGCCCTTCACGCCGCGGTGCAACTGGATACGGTTCACTGTCGTTCGGGCGAAGCGACTACGCGGGTTGTGCCGGATTCTACCAAGGTGAAATGCATGAAAATATGGGCGATATCCCAGCTGCGCCTTTGGGATTGGACCCTCGTCGCGATGAGCGTGCGCAAGAAAATCGTGGCAACGTGGGAGGCCGTAAAGGGTTCGTGGTTTGGAACGCCTTGGGTGACAAGCGTCGATTGGCTGACGCTATCGATGGAACGTCGAATTCAATCGTCGCTTCGGAGAAGTGTCTGCCGCCGACTCGTCACGGTTCTGACGGTGGCGACAACGAACGCTGGAACAATGCCGGCTGGGATGAGTGCGTTCTGCGTTGGCACTTCCCACCCATGGCGGACACCGATCCACGAGCCATCCCATATAGCAACATGACCGACAAGACGGGAACCGTCTGGCGTCGCTATTTCGGCTCGTCACACCCCGGTGGCTTGAACAGTGTTTTTGGCGACGGCTCAGTGCGGTTCGCTTCGTTCAGCGTGGACTCGACAGTGTGGATGCGAGCCTGTGTGATCGATGACGGGCAGCCGTCTGAAACGATCGAGTAG
- the infC gene encoding translation initiation factor IF-3, which produces MALPGKDRRNERNSDQTRINSNIRERQVRVISEEGEQLGILDTEAALTRARDSGLDLVEVAPTEKPPVCRIMDYGKYKYEKGKKRAGQSSGHQGKLKEIRLRPKTGEHDIGFKVKQAVGFLKHKDKVQVSVIFRGREMAHIEEGRRVMDSVLEELLQHGKLDGNPMQMGRRMMCTVSPK; this is translated from the coding sequence GTGGCTCTACCAGGAAAAGATAGAAGGAACGAGCGTAATTCGGATCAAACTCGAATCAACAGCAACATTCGTGAGCGACAGGTCCGTGTCATTAGCGAAGAAGGTGAGCAGCTCGGCATCCTCGATACAGAGGCCGCGCTCACTCGAGCACGCGATTCAGGCTTAGACCTTGTTGAGGTCGCGCCTACCGAAAAACCTCCCGTATGCCGCATCATGGATTATGGGAAGTACAAGTACGAAAAGGGCAAAAAACGTGCTGGCCAATCGTCGGGCCACCAAGGCAAGCTTAAGGAAATACGCTTGCGTCCGAAAACCGGCGAGCATGACATCGGTTTTAAAGTTAAACAAGCCGTCGGATTCCTAAAGCACAAGGACAAAGTGCAAGTCTCTGTCATCTTCCGCGGTCGCGAAATGGCCCACATCGAAGAAGGTCGACGCGTCATGGACAGCGTGCTTGAAGAACTCCTGCAGCACGGCAAGCTGGACGGAAACCCCATGCAAATGGGACGACGCATGATGTGTACTGTCTCTCCCAAGTAA
- a CDS encoding DUF1592 domain-containing protein: MVAVGVEEPDALTVPNAAVETLQTYCMDCHSGGDAEGGIRVDFLATSANLGNHVEQIEKIILALREQQMPPADAEQPSATDRVQTLEWIESQLQNFDCGAISGPGRVTMRRLNRSEFNNTVRDLTGLPLTLADDFPSDDVGNGFDNIGDVLTIPPILLEKYLSAAHAIATAITDDPAARKKAFPLTPQQPDDLEEVVAVARKNVSDFARRAWRRPLAASEVDRLMELMKGAWDADATEVEIMQTAITAILASPNFVYRVEEDEAAQYIDGVRSLNDHELASRLSYFLWSSMPDQRLFELAQQSKLHTAEQLEAEVERMLEDPKSMALVENFAGQWLQLRDLQRLSPDPTLYASFDEKLRRSMRRETELLFASIMQENRSLLDLLNADYTYVDERLAEHYGMEGITGDEFQRVELTGNRRGVLMHASVLLLTSNPTRTSPVKRGKWVLDNLLAEAPPPPPPNVPELAGAGEALGTLRQQMEQHRADPNCAVCHVKMDAVGFGLENFDGIGKWRETDGRERIDPSGSLPGGKTFSGPVELVEILAEEKKSEFVRCATTKMLTYALGRGLNVSDRCTINTIVASLSNQDYRFVPLVKLIVTSQPFTMQESGR, from the coding sequence GTGGTAGCTGTTGGAGTTGAGGAACCGGACGCGCTGACCGTTCCGAATGCTGCGGTGGAGACGCTGCAGACCTACTGCATGGACTGTCACAGTGGCGGAGATGCGGAGGGGGGCATTCGTGTGGACTTCTTGGCGACATCGGCCAATCTCGGCAATCACGTCGAGCAAATAGAGAAGATCATCCTGGCGCTTCGTGAACAGCAGATGCCTCCGGCCGACGCTGAGCAGCCTTCGGCAACCGACCGGGTGCAGACTCTAGAGTGGATAGAATCGCAGTTGCAGAACTTTGACTGTGGTGCCATTAGTGGCCCCGGCCGCGTTACGATGCGGCGTCTCAACCGCAGCGAGTTCAACAATACCGTTCGCGACTTGACGGGCTTGCCCCTCACGCTAGCAGATGACTTCCCTTCAGACGACGTGGGAAACGGCTTTGACAACATTGGTGATGTGTTAACGATTCCGCCTATCCTGCTGGAAAAGTACCTGTCGGCAGCTCACGCAATTGCGACGGCGATAACCGACGATCCTGCTGCGCGAAAGAAGGCATTTCCACTTACCCCACAACAGCCAGATGACTTAGAGGAAGTCGTCGCCGTAGCGCGTAAGAACGTAAGCGACTTTGCGCGCCGCGCTTGGCGGCGTCCGTTGGCCGCGTCTGAGGTCGACCGATTGATGGAGTTAATGAAGGGAGCTTGGGACGCCGACGCGACGGAAGTCGAAATCATGCAAACAGCCATCACAGCGATTCTTGCATCCCCGAATTTTGTCTATCGCGTTGAAGAGGACGAGGCGGCTCAGTACATCGACGGGGTTCGTAGCTTGAATGATCATGAGCTGGCGTCGCGACTATCGTACTTTCTGTGGAGCAGCATGCCCGACCAACGCTTGTTCGAACTTGCCCAGCAGTCGAAGCTGCATACAGCCGAGCAATTGGAAGCCGAGGTCGAACGCATGCTCGAAGATCCGAAGTCCATGGCTTTAGTGGAGAACTTTGCCGGACAGTGGCTGCAATTGCGAGATTTGCAGCGGCTTTCTCCCGATCCAACCCTGTATGCCTCGTTTGATGAAAAACTGCGCCGTTCGATGCGGCGCGAAACCGAGCTACTTTTTGCGTCCATCATGCAAGAGAACCGAAGTCTTTTAGACCTCCTGAACGCGGATTACACCTATGTAGATGAAAGACTTGCCGAACATTACGGCATGGAAGGCATCACTGGGGATGAGTTTCAGCGGGTTGAACTGACGGGGAATCGCCGCGGTGTGCTGATGCATGCCAGCGTGCTGCTGTTAACCTCCAACCCGACTCGCACCTCTCCGGTCAAACGCGGTAAATGGGTATTGGACAATTTGCTTGCGGAAGCCCCACCACCACCGCCCCCCAACGTTCCCGAACTGGCCGGGGCAGGAGAAGCTCTGGGAACCCTCCGTCAACAAATGGAGCAGCATCGGGCGGATCCCAACTGTGCGGTCTGCCATGTTAAGATGGATGCAGTGGGTTTTGGACTCGAAAACTTCGATGGCATTGGTAAGTGGCGAGAAACCGACGGACGTGAGCGAATCGATCCATCCGGTAGTTTGCCGGGCGGAAAGACTTTTAGCGGCCCCGTCGAGTTAGTAGAAATTTTAGCTGAGGAAAAGAAGTCCGAGTTTGTGCGATGTGCGACGACCAAAATGTTGACCTATGCGTTAGGCCGCGGGTTGAATGTTTCGGACCGCTGCACGATTAACACCATCGTTGCCAGTCTGTCGAACCAAGATTATCGGTTCGTTCCTCTTGTCAAATTGATCGTGACAAGCCAACCATTCACAATGCAAGAATCAGGACGCTAG
- a CDS encoding DUF1552 domain-containing protein yields the protein MNDLRHSVVTRRNVLRGLGVSLALPWLEATSTIVKAAEAARSPTRMAFIFVPNGVALDQWTPTTEGYGFKLSPTLQPLAPVREDLLVLSGLTHDKGRANGDGAGDHARSASVFLTGAQPRKTDGENIRSGVSVDQVAAQAIGQLTRFSSLELGVDPGRNAGNCDSGYSCAYSSNISWSSESAPVGKEVNPRLVFERLFAGGKSHEIDKGQQHRSVLHKSVLDFIADDAKRLQSKLGRNDNRKLDEYLTGVREVERRLGKGVPAQSLDVDLDYAMPEGIPGDYQDHMRLMCDMMILAFQTDATRVSTMMFANAGDNKNYRKIGVPDGHHDLSHHGNDPLKLEKISQINRFHVQQLSYLLQRMKSIREGERTLLDNSMVCYGSAISDGNRHNNENLPIVLAGSAGGTIDTGRHIRVPAETPMCNLFLSMLERMGVNVPFVGDSTGQIGSLTV from the coding sequence ATGAACGACTTAAGACACTCAGTTGTAACACGACGTAACGTACTGCGTGGATTGGGAGTATCCCTAGCGCTCCCATGGTTGGAAGCCACCAGCACGATTGTCAAAGCGGCAGAGGCGGCTCGCTCGCCGACGCGAATGGCCTTTATCTTTGTCCCCAATGGCGTCGCACTTGATCAATGGACCCCTACAACCGAAGGGTATGGGTTTAAATTGTCTCCGACTCTGCAACCCTTGGCACCGGTCCGAGAAGACCTGCTGGTCCTCAGTGGGCTAACCCACGACAAGGGACGCGCTAATGGCGACGGCGCGGGGGATCATGCGCGCAGTGCTTCAGTTTTCCTAACCGGCGCGCAGCCGCGTAAAACCGATGGCGAGAACATTCGATCCGGAGTTTCGGTCGACCAAGTCGCCGCTCAGGCAATTGGCCAACTCACCCGTTTCTCCTCACTTGAATTGGGCGTTGATCCAGGCCGCAACGCAGGAAATTGCGATTCGGGTTATAGCTGCGCCTACTCCTCCAACATTTCTTGGTCCTCGGAATCGGCGCCCGTCGGCAAGGAAGTTAACCCGCGTCTAGTTTTTGAACGGTTATTTGCAGGAGGTAAATCTCACGAGATCGACAAGGGGCAGCAGCACCGTTCCGTACTGCACAAAAGTGTGTTGGATTTCATAGCGGACGATGCCAAGCGGTTGCAATCGAAACTGGGACGCAACGACAATCGCAAACTTGATGAGTACTTGACTGGCGTGCGGGAAGTGGAACGCCGATTGGGGAAGGGAGTTCCAGCCCAGTCGTTAGATGTCGACTTGGATTACGCTATGCCAGAGGGAATTCCGGGAGACTATCAGGATCACATGCGGTTGATGTGCGACATGATGATCTTAGCATTTCAAACGGACGCAACACGTGTGTCAACGATGATGTTTGCCAACGCTGGCGACAACAAGAACTATCGGAAAATTGGCGTGCCGGATGGGCATCACGATCTCTCGCACCACGGAAACGACCCCTTAAAGCTCGAGAAGATCAGTCAAATCAATCGCTTTCATGTTCAACAATTGAGCTACTTGTTGCAAAGAATGAAGTCGATTCGAGAGGGTGAGCGGACCTTACTGGACAATTCGATGGTCTGTTATGGGAGCGCGATCAGCGATGGCAACCGCCACAACAATGAAAACCTTCCCATCGTTTTAGCGGGCTCTGCTGGTGGCACCATCGACACAGGCCGACACATCCGCGTTCCTGCCGAAACCCCAATGTGCAATCTCTTCCTTTCGATGCTAGAACGCATGGGAGTCAATGTCCCATTTGTGGGAGATAGCACGGGCCAAATTGGCAGCTTGACCGTTTAG
- a CDS encoding HEAT repeat domain-containing protein — translation MSATWPAVLVLFLISLPSIIEAGQTEDASISELVAQLASDELEVQRDAAYELARRQNSTPEVIQALGVATLASDTQVRFQALMTLARIGAPAHAVTPQLIQCLSDRDDQIRYRAGTALGCIGAAAVPALAEAWTEASNDAKLAIAQAASRIGPDSQTLAAVFTEELDKTEDAELARFTAEALAAITPSNEALFVQMCGHPVSGVRRVGAEALSALPSASAAAHAALLQTVSDADPVLREWAAIALAKSSLPAEQKYEPVERLLLDSNASVRAAAVVAMRKSNLLTEVFAKRLIDHLATIDGEYADGLVDAICEIGNRSTAALPALVKYAQQPAVDASHLSKSLARFGGVAVAPLLDAIEDHPNLEMLFSSALAFIGAPAIPTLLEHATNENELVRIASVRALGEMQPAQIESVPPLTRAIEDPSASVRSVAVALLLAQPFDLSAAQDTLVNATTDDAEDVRAAAMGVIHACDLSSEERQALIVRGLHDGSPKVRTSVLLAVRELPQELTKSTTEIIALLEDDLASVRAAAVGTLAYQPQQQVHEGTVAALVEALNDPATEVRLAATTTIQLLHLVDPALLVALGDNLTASPELLISTLEAIKLSGKEGSQLASAVAELIFHEEQTVRVTAIQTLGQINDHPQQQCELLVKALEDPEWEVRQAAAVGLGEKGTLAEVAVPKLFTMLSNEEDSDFASRALREINTAPLTSIPLFIENLDSEDRRVGYYAVTLLGKIGPPARAAIPKLEEMQETLKKGDRRGGFRRDYLQDAIDAIHGRETPE, via the coding sequence TTGTCCGCAACCTGGCCTGCCGTACTTGTTCTATTTCTGATCAGCTTGCCATCTATCATCGAAGCTGGCCAAACGGAAGATGCGAGCATTTCGGAGCTGGTTGCGCAACTTGCCTCCGATGAGCTTGAGGTGCAACGCGACGCTGCCTACGAGTTGGCTAGGCGGCAAAACAGCACTCCCGAAGTCATCCAAGCGCTTGGGGTAGCCACGCTTGCATCGGATACTCAAGTTCGCTTCCAAGCCCTCATGACTCTGGCCAGGATTGGAGCTCCAGCCCATGCTGTGACTCCGCAATTGATTCAATGCTTGTCTGATCGAGATGACCAGATCCGCTATCGCGCCGGGACAGCCTTAGGATGCATCGGTGCCGCAGCGGTCCCTGCACTTGCGGAGGCATGGACCGAGGCATCCAACGACGCAAAGCTAGCCATTGCCCAAGCGGCATCCAGGATTGGCCCTGATTCCCAAACGCTTGCAGCAGTGTTCACCGAGGAGCTCGATAAGACAGAAGACGCAGAGTTGGCACGCTTCACCGCAGAGGCTCTGGCGGCGATAACGCCTAGTAACGAAGCTTTATTTGTACAGATGTGCGGGCATCCAGTCAGCGGAGTACGACGCGTGGGTGCAGAAGCATTATCCGCTTTGCCATCAGCCTCCGCCGCAGCTCACGCTGCTTTGCTCCAAACGGTCAGTGACGCGGATCCTGTTTTGAGGGAGTGGGCAGCCATTGCCCTAGCTAAATCCTCTCTCCCAGCCGAACAGAAGTATGAGCCTGTCGAGCGTTTGCTGCTCGACTCCAATGCTTCAGTAAGGGCAGCGGCAGTTGTTGCGATGCGCAAATCCAACTTGTTAACCGAAGTTTTTGCGAAACGGCTTATCGATCACCTTGCAACAATTGACGGAGAATACGCCGACGGGTTGGTCGACGCCATCTGCGAAATTGGAAACCGTTCGACCGCCGCTTTGCCGGCATTGGTAAAATACGCCCAGCAGCCTGCCGTCGATGCGTCCCACCTGTCTAAGTCTTTGGCTAGATTTGGAGGCGTAGCCGTTGCCCCCCTACTCGATGCAATTGAAGACCACCCCAACTTGGAAATGCTTTTTTCTTCCGCATTGGCTTTCATCGGGGCTCCGGCCATTCCTACGCTGCTAGAGCATGCCACCAATGAAAATGAGCTAGTTCGAATTGCCTCCGTGCGCGCTCTCGGTGAAATGCAGCCCGCGCAGATCGAATCCGTTCCCCCCCTGACTCGTGCCATCGAGGACCCGTCCGCCTCTGTCCGCAGCGTGGCAGTAGCTCTACTCCTGGCACAACCCTTCGACCTTAGCGCGGCTCAAGATACGCTGGTGAATGCCACTACTGATGATGCTGAGGACGTGCGGGCGGCCGCCATGGGAGTGATTCACGCTTGCGACCTATCCAGCGAAGAACGGCAAGCGTTGATTGTGCGTGGCTTGCATGACGGCTCACCTAAGGTGCGCACAAGCGTGCTCCTAGCAGTACGAGAGCTACCTCAAGAGCTTACAAAGAGCACCACCGAAATCATCGCTCTGCTAGAAGACGACCTCGCTAGTGTCAGAGCGGCTGCGGTAGGCACGCTCGCCTACCAACCCCAGCAGCAAGTCCATGAGGGGACGGTAGCGGCATTGGTGGAGGCGTTGAACGACCCCGCCACCGAAGTACGTTTGGCAGCCACCACTACAATCCAGTTGCTCCATCTGGTTGATCCGGCTCTGCTGGTTGCTCTAGGCGACAATTTGACCGCATCTCCTGAACTTTTGATCTCAACCTTAGAGGCAATCAAGCTGAGTGGGAAAGAGGGTAGCCAGTTAGCATCCGCTGTAGCGGAGTTGATCTTTCACGAGGAGCAGACGGTACGAGTCACTGCAATTCAGACCTTGGGGCAAATCAATGATCACCCGCAACAACAGTGTGAACTCCTAGTCAAAGCACTGGAAGACCCCGAATGGGAGGTCCGACAGGCGGCAGCAGTCGGCTTGGGAGAGAAAGGCACGTTAGCTGAGGTGGCGGTACCCAAATTGTTTACGATGCTCAGTAACGAGGAGGATTCTGATTTCGCCAGCAGAGCGCTGCGAGAGATCAATACGGCACCACTTACATCCATTCCACTCTTCATCGAGAATTTAGATTCCGAAGATAGGCGGGTAGGCTATTATGCGGTAACGCTGCTGGGCAAGATTGGTCCGCCGGCCCGTGCGGCAATACCGAAATTAGAAGAGATGCAGGAAACGCTGAAAAAGGGTGATCGGCGCGGAGGTTTTCGGAGGGACTATTTGCAAGATGCTATCGATGCGATTCATGGCCGAGAAACGCCTGAGTAG